The proteins below are encoded in one region of Tolumonas auensis DSM 9187:
- a CDS encoding glutaredoxin family protein, which translates to MSLPAVSDLNRLSLYMRPSCPYCVRVADFCGQAEIALENRNIAEGIHLEALMTGGGKRQVPCLQIIDDQGQSHWLYESLDIIGYLKQQFAI; encoded by the coding sequence ATGTCATTACCGGCTGTTTCTGATCTTAATCGCCTGTCTCTTTATATGCGGCCATCCTGTCCGTATTGTGTCCGGGTAGCGGATTTTTGCGGACAAGCTGAAATTGCGCTTGAAAACCGGAATATCGCGGAAGGTATTCATCTGGAAGCATTAATGACGGGTGGTGGAAAACGCCAGGTACCATGTCTTCAGATCATTGATGACCAAGGGCAAAGCCACTGGTTGTATGAGTCACTGGATATTATCGGTTATCTGAAACAGCAATTTGCTATCTGA
- a CDS encoding hemolysin family protein — MTNSFFAIAALIVTSAFFSVSEISLAASRKLKLQQLADAGSEQANKVIQLQEQPGHYFTVVQIGLNAVAILGGIIGESALTPYVLDVLKLWIEPPLLDSISFAISFMLVTSLFILFADLIPKRMAMMAPERIATHIVAPMLFCVAIFKPLVWIFNGLANTLFRLFKLPTTYKEVITPDDIYAMMSAGAQAGVLREQEHHLIENVFELDSKTVPSIMTSRDSIVYFDRRETEENIKKIIAEQPHSKFLVCDGNIDTVAGYVDSKDILLHVLNEKPILLTDGKFIQAPLFIPDTLTLTEALQSFKGSREDFAVILNEYALVVGIITLNDIMNTLMGDLVNQHQEEQIVQRDDHSWLIDGIAPIDDVMRVLNIEEFPEYENYETIAGFMMFMLRKIPKRTDSVTYAGYKFEVVDIDSYKIDQLLVTRIVNTESESLSLTAKN, encoded by the coding sequence ATGACAAACAGTTTTTTCGCAATTGCAGCCTTGATTGTTACCAGTGCCTTTTTCTCGGTTTCTGAAATTTCGCTTGCCGCTTCCCGCAAACTTAAATTACAGCAACTGGCTGATGCCGGTAGTGAGCAAGCCAATAAGGTAATCCAATTGCAGGAACAGCCGGGGCATTACTTTACGGTAGTGCAGATCGGGCTGAACGCAGTGGCCATTCTCGGCGGTATTATCGGTGAATCGGCATTAACACCTTACGTGTTGGATGTTCTGAAACTCTGGATTGAGCCACCGCTCTTAGACAGCATCAGTTTTGCAATCTCATTTATGCTGGTTACTTCGTTGTTTATTCTGTTTGCTGACTTGATCCCGAAACGGATGGCAATGATGGCACCGGAACGGATCGCGACACATATTGTTGCGCCGATGCTGTTCTGTGTGGCGATATTTAAGCCATTAGTCTGGATTTTTAACGGATTAGCAAATACGTTATTTCGTCTGTTCAAGCTGCCGACCACGTATAAAGAAGTGATCACGCCGGATGATATTTACGCCATGATGTCGGCTGGTGCACAAGCGGGGGTGCTGCGGGAGCAGGAACATCATTTGATCGAAAATGTATTCGAGCTGGATTCGAAAACTGTCCCGTCGATCATGACTTCACGTGACAGCATCGTCTATTTTGATCGGCGCGAAACAGAAGAAAACATTAAGAAAATCATCGCAGAACAGCCTCATTCCAAGTTTCTGGTGTGTGACGGTAATATTGATACGGTCGCAGGCTATGTCGACTCCAAAGATATACTTTTGCATGTACTGAATGAGAAACCCATATTACTGACCGATGGCAAGTTCATACAGGCGCCCTTGTTTATTCCGGATACGTTAACGCTGACCGAGGCGCTGCAGAGCTTTAAAGGCTCAAGAGAAGATTTTGCGGTAATTCTGAATGAATACGCGCTGGTGGTAGGGATCATTACCCTGAATGACATCATGAATACGCTGATGGGTGATCTGGTGAATCAGCATCAGGAAGAACAGATCGTTCAGCGTGATGATCACTCCTGGCTGATAGACGGTATTGCACCGATTGATGATGTCATGCGGGTGCTGAATATTGAAGAATTTCCTGAATACGAGAACTATGAAACCATCGCGGGTTTTATGATGTTTATGCTGCGTAAAATTCCCAAGCGTACCGATTCCGTTACTTATGCCGGGTATAAATTTGAAGTGGTCGATATTGATAGTTACAAGATCGATCAGCTGCTGGTTACCCGTATCGTGAATACTGAATCTGAGAGTCTTTCTTTAACAGCGAAAAATTGA
- the arfB gene encoding alternative ribosome rescue aminoacyl-tRNA hydrolase ArfB translates to MLEISLNVAIPDAEIELTAIRAQGAGGQNVNKVSSAIHLRFDIKASSLPDFYKERLLALSDQRITSEGVIIIKAQQYRLQEQNRADALLRLQELIKSVAKVQKARRPTKATKSSQRKRMDSKTLRGKTKALRGKVI, encoded by the coding sequence GTGTTGGAAATATCTCTTAATGTCGCCATTCCTGATGCTGAAATTGAGCTCACTGCAATCAGAGCTCAGGGAGCCGGTGGACAAAATGTAAACAAAGTCTCCTCTGCCATTCATTTACGATTTGATATCAAAGCATCATCGTTACCGGATTTCTATAAGGAACGCTTGTTAGCCCTGAGTGACCAGCGGATCACCAGTGAAGGTGTGATTATCATCAAAGCTCAGCAGTATCGGCTTCAGGAACAAAATCGCGCTGATGCACTGCTACGGTTGCAGGAATTAATCAAAAGTGTGGCTAAAGTTCAGAAAGCGCGCCGCCCGACCAAGGCGACGAAAAGCTCTCAGCGAAAACGCATGGATAGCAAAACACTACGGGGAAAAACGAAAGCGTTACGAGGCAAAGTGATCTGA
- a CDS encoding NYN domain-containing protein produces the protein MERVVVLVDVQNIYYTTKQAYNCNFDYNAFWKKVTANRQVVKAIAYAIDRGDEKQRQFQNILRAIGFEVKLKPLIQRVDGTAKGNWDIGITLDAMEYAKESDIVVLASGDGDFDLLINKIHKDYDAWVEVYGVPKYTSVALVNSASKFIPVDSELLLKKDIR, from the coding sequence ATGGAAAGAGTCGTCGTACTCGTTGATGTACAAAATATCTACTACACAACAAAACAAGCATACAACTGCAATTTTGACTATAACGCATTCTGGAAAAAAGTTACGGCAAACAGGCAGGTTGTAAAAGCAATTGCATATGCGATTGATCGTGGCGATGAAAAGCAGCGACAATTTCAGAATATCCTCCGGGCTATAGGCTTCGAAGTAAAACTAAAACCATTGATCCAGCGAGTTGATGGTACAGCGAAAGGCAATTGGGATATTGGGATTACGCTTGATGCAATGGAGTATGCAAAAGAATCCGATATTGTTGTATTAGCCTCCGGTGATGGTGATTTTGATTTATTAATAAACAAAATCCATAAAGACTACGATGCATGGGTTGAGGTATATGGTGTGCCCAAATATACCTCTGTAGCGCTTGTTAATTCAGCATCAAAATTCATTCCGGTTGACAGTGAATTGTTATTAAAAAAAGACATCAGATAA
- a CDS encoding oleate hydratase yields the protein MKINQDSSSKIYLVGSGIASLASAVYLIRDAGIRGENISILEQDATAGGALDGKGDPEHGFIARGGRMHERHFVCYWDLLSGIPSATDPAKSVTEESFEFSKRFTSRSQSRLIKEAKILDVSSYGLRLQDKFDIIRLTVTPEKLLGNKAIQDWFSHKFFETNFWKIWESMFAFQKWSSLAEMRRYFLRFMHLFPQLHELGGIYRTVYNQYDSVIVPLQNWLKERGVKFNFGTQVTDIDFNISDSAKTATAIHCTEKGIQKIILLSEEDYVFITNGSIAESTDTGSMTQPAIQKTKGTSGAWTLWECITSKDPAFGHPGVFSNQIDRQKWVSFTVTLHDPTFLRHLSATYGYIPGVSGLMTITDSNWLLSIVVAAQPHFANQPANVDIFWGYGLYQDRIGNFVQKRMQDCNGEEILTELFSHLEITGKMKPVLDAGKVNCRPTIMPFIDSEFMPRTQGDRPDVIPAGATNFAFLGEFSEVSNDCVFTVEYSVRTAQTAVYTHFETGKHILPVYIGGHKVRSLINAVIAMSR from the coding sequence ATGAAAATTAATCAGGACAGTTCTTCGAAAATCTATCTCGTCGGAAGCGGCATCGCCTCGCTGGCCAGCGCCGTTTACCTCATCCGGGATGCAGGCATCCGCGGGGAGAACATCAGCATTCTCGAACAGGACGCCACTGCCGGCGGAGCGCTGGACGGTAAAGGCGACCCTGAGCACGGTTTTATTGCCCGGGGCGGAAGGATGCATGAGCGGCATTTTGTCTGTTACTGGGACCTTTTGTCAGGTATTCCCTCCGCAACAGACCCCGCAAAAAGCGTCACCGAAGAAAGTTTTGAGTTCTCAAAACGATTCACTTCCCGTTCTCAGTCACGTCTGATTAAAGAAGCCAAAATACTCGATGTCTCTTCGTACGGCCTCCGTCTGCAGGATAAGTTCGACATCATCCGGCTGACCGTAACGCCGGAAAAGCTGTTGGGCAATAAAGCCATTCAGGATTGGTTCAGCCATAAGTTCTTCGAAACTAACTTCTGGAAGATATGGGAATCCATGTTCGCATTTCAGAAGTGGAGCAGCCTGGCAGAGATGCGGCGCTATTTCCTCAGGTTTATGCACCTGTTCCCCCAACTTCACGAACTGGGCGGCATCTACCGGACTGTTTACAATCAATATGACTCTGTCATCGTTCCTCTGCAAAACTGGCTGAAGGAACGCGGTGTAAAGTTCAATTTCGGAACGCAAGTCACCGACATTGATTTCAATATCTCTGATTCAGCCAAGACCGCGACGGCCATCCACTGCACAGAAAAAGGTATTCAGAAAATCATCCTCCTCTCCGAAGAGGACTATGTTTTCATCACCAACGGATCTATCGCAGAGAGCACCGATACCGGCTCGATGACACAACCAGCCATACAGAAAACGAAAGGAACCTCCGGCGCGTGGACACTTTGGGAATGTATCACCAGCAAAGACCCTGCCTTTGGTCACCCCGGTGTATTCTCAAATCAGATCGATCGGCAAAAATGGGTATCATTCACGGTAACATTGCATGATCCCACCTTTTTGCGGCATCTGTCTGCCACCTATGGTTATATCCCCGGCGTGAGCGGTTTAATGACCATCACAGACTCGAACTGGCTACTCTCGATTGTAGTGGCAGCTCAGCCACATTTCGCCAATCAGCCAGCCAACGTCGACATATTCTGGGGATATGGCCTTTATCAGGACAGGATCGGTAATTTCGTGCAGAAACGGATGCAAGATTGCAACGGCGAGGAAATTCTGACCGAACTTTTTTCACATCTGGAAATAACCGGTAAAATGAAGCCCGTTCTCGATGCAGGCAAGGTAAACTGTCGCCCGACCATAATGCCGTTCATTGACAGCGAATTCATGCCGAGGACACAAGGCGACAGACCTGACGTTATCCCCGCAGGCGCGACCAATTTCGCCTTTCTGGGAGAATTTTCGGAAGTAAGCAACGATTGCGTATTCACGGTAGAATATTCGGTCCGGACAGCCCAGACAGCGGTCTACACGCATTTCGAGACGGGAAAACACATACTGCCCGTCTACATCGGCGGACATAAAGTCCGCTCACTGATAAATGCGGTTATCGCGATGAGCCGATAG
- a CDS encoding cupin domain-containing protein yields MRTGNLFVDALPPLEGERTETLLTRRNLVIERTVSSADVTPHEYVQSQDEWVVLLRGNAILNVAGEIVELNAGDYLFLPAGLPHRIQHVSEGALWLAVNLYQIKEHLISVRKSGR; encoded by the coding sequence ATGCGAACCGGAAACTTGTTTGTTGATGCACTCCCTCCCCTGGAAGGCGAACGCACCGAGACATTACTGACGCGAAGAAATCTGGTTATTGAACGAACCGTGAGTTCTGCGGACGTTACTCCACACGAGTATGTGCAATCTCAGGATGAATGGGTCGTACTTCTTCGGGGAAATGCCATTCTGAATGTCGCTGGCGAGATTGTTGAACTCAACGCCGGTGACTATCTGTTTTTACCTGCCGGCCTGCCCCACCGTATTCAGCATGTTTCTGAAGGCGCCTTGTGGCTGGCGGTTAACTTATACCAGATAAAAGAACATCTGATATCAGTCAGGAAGTCCGGACGATGA
- a CDS encoding LysE family translocator, translating into MFGIHDLTLFIISGFLLNIMPGPDTLLIMSKSASQGWRAGSVASLGIGSGVFVHVLAAALGVSAILASSATAFTIVKYAGAAYLVYIGIMALRQKAKNNTGTDDAESASPVSSSPLSMRSIYWQGFLSNALNPKVALFFLAFVPQFISHDSPDKALAFIILGVIFNFNSMLWCHFLAVSTSLASKRLKVSKSLGFWLNKTIGVMFISLGFRLALTAKS; encoded by the coding sequence ATGTTTGGCATTCATGATCTGACACTTTTCATTATCTCCGGCTTCTTGCTGAACATCATGCCCGGCCCGGATACTTTGCTGATCATGTCCAAGAGTGCATCTCAAGGCTGGCGAGCAGGCAGTGTTGCTTCTCTGGGCATTGGCTCTGGTGTCTTTGTGCATGTATTAGCGGCGGCTTTAGGTGTCTCGGCCATCCTTGCCAGCTCTGCCACTGCATTTACCATCGTGAAATATGCAGGTGCGGCTTATCTTGTCTATATTGGTATTATGGCTCTGCGACAAAAAGCCAAAAACAATACCGGCACTGATGATGCAGAATCAGCGAGCCCGGTAAGTTCATCACCACTTTCAATGCGATCTATTTATTGGCAGGGTTTTCTGAGTAATGCATTAAATCCGAAAGTGGCGTTGTTCTTTCTGGCTTTTGTTCCTCAATTCATCAGCCATGATTCACCTGACAAGGCGTTAGCTTTTATTATTCTGGGCGTTATTTTTAACTTTAACAGTATGCTCTGGTGTCACTTTCTTGCTGTTTCCACATCATTAGCCAGCAAACGCCTGAAGGTCAGTAAATCCCTCGGTTTCTGGTTAAATAAAACGATCGGAGTCATGTTCATCTCTTTAGGTTTCAGACTGGCCTTAACAGCAAAAAGTTAG
- a CDS encoding LysE family transporter has protein sequence MTLDVWLAFFAACWVISLSPGAGAIASMSSGLQFGFLRGYWNVIGLQIALAIQILIVAAGVGAILTASALAFNLIKWFGVAYLIYLAVRQWQQKPSEIQTEQQAVKNVNPMALIAKGFLVNISNPKAIVFILAVLPQFIDPAKSLVPQYSLMMVTMIAVDMIVMAGYTCLAAKVLLFLRTPRQQRILNRSFASMFVGAASLLSLVHRSS, from the coding sequence ATGACATTAGATGTCTGGCTTGCCTTCTTTGCAGCCTGTTGGGTTATCAGTCTTTCTCCGGGTGCCGGCGCTATTGCTTCCATGTCGAGTGGTCTGCAATTTGGCTTTTTACGCGGCTACTGGAATGTCATCGGGCTTCAGATCGCGTTAGCTATCCAGATCCTCATTGTCGCTGCTGGTGTCGGCGCTATTCTTACCGCTTCAGCGTTAGCCTTTAACTTAATCAAATGGTTTGGTGTCGCTTATCTGATCTATCTGGCTGTCAGACAATGGCAGCAAAAACCATCTGAGATCCAGACTGAACAGCAAGCCGTCAAAAACGTAAATCCAATGGCCTTAATAGCCAAAGGTTTTCTGGTTAATATCAGCAATCCTAAAGCCATTGTTTTTATTCTGGCGGTCTTACCTCAGTTTATTGATCCTGCAAAATCACTGGTACCACAATATTCACTCATGATGGTCACCATGATTGCCGTCGATATGATTGTGATGGCTGGCTACACCTGCCTGGCCGCAAAAGTCTTATTGTTTCTGAGAACACCTCGTCAGCAACGTATCCTTAATCGTAGTTTTGCAAGCATGTTCGTTGGCGCAGCCTCCCTGCTTTCTTTAGTTCATCGCTCAAGCTGA
- a CDS encoding GNAT family N-acetyltransferase — protein MKIRIMNGSDLNEASLVHQAAFPRQSFSYEWLECNLKAYPRFLSFVAEINNQIVGYIVWAQKSGFRAEAILELEQLAVSPQFQGQGIGRNLIEKSLPLVKEELAKKSSTLKHIMVTTRADNHAQELYKSTLGAEVEATISNLYSADEVLMIARNV, from the coding sequence TTGAAAATACGTATCATGAACGGATCTGATTTAAATGAAGCATCTTTAGTCCATCAGGCCGCATTCCCCCGGCAGAGTTTTTCTTATGAATGGCTGGAATGTAACTTAAAGGCTTATCCGCGTTTTCTGAGTTTTGTTGCTGAAATTAATAACCAAATTGTGGGTTATATCGTCTGGGCTCAAAAAAGTGGTTTCCGTGCAGAAGCTATTCTTGAGCTGGAACAACTGGCCGTGTCGCCTCAGTTCCAGGGTCAGGGTATTGGCCGGAATCTGATCGAAAAATCATTGCCATTAGTGAAAGAAGAACTGGCTAAAAAAAGTTCAACGCTGAAGCATATTATGGTTACAACCCGGGCAGATAATCATGCTCAGGAATTATATAAAAGCACGCTGGGTGCGGAAGTTGAAGCAACGATATCAAACCTCTATTCCGCCGATGAAGTATTGATGATTGCCCGGAATGTTTGA
- a CDS encoding pseudouridine synthase has protein sequence MLDCLCDSFPAITRECWLNRFERGLILDNSQSPIAHDLPHQTGLRIYYFREIANEKPIPVQESILYMDEHLLIADKPHFLPVTPAGDYVSQTLLARLVARLNNFELQPLHRIDRHTAGLVMFSVQKKSRAAYQALFRDRKIEKRYEAIAPALPQIAFPHIRATRIERGEPFFLSQETAGTANSQTIIDVIERRADLWKYALNPVTGKKHQLRLHMSALGAPIYNDAFYPSVNDDVADDYQKPLQLLASELTFVDPVSGVKRHFKSEQRLLW, from the coding sequence GTGCTTGATTGTCTGTGCGACAGCTTCCCCGCCATTACGCGTGAATGCTGGTTAAATCGTTTTGAGCGCGGGCTTATTCTCGATAACAGTCAGTCCCCTATTGCGCACGATTTACCGCATCAGACCGGCCTGCGTATTTACTACTTCCGCGAAATTGCCAACGAGAAACCCATTCCGGTTCAGGAATCCATTCTTTACATGGATGAGCATTTGCTGATAGCCGACAAGCCGCATTTTTTGCCCGTCACCCCTGCCGGCGACTATGTTTCACAAACATTACTCGCACGATTGGTCGCACGCCTCAACAATTTTGAGCTTCAGCCGCTGCATCGCATTGATCGTCATACCGCCGGACTTGTGATGTTTTCCGTGCAGAAAAAATCGAGGGCGGCATATCAGGCGCTCTTCCGGGATCGAAAAATAGAGAAACGCTACGAAGCAATCGCACCGGCATTACCGCAGATTGCATTTCCGCACATCCGCGCAACACGCATTGAACGTGGTGAACCATTTTTTCTTTCTCAGGAAACGGCTGGTACTGCGAATTCGCAAACCATCATTGATGTCATCGAGCGGCGCGCCGATTTATGGAAATACGCCTTAAACCCTGTCACCGGCAAAAAGCACCAGTTACGCCTGCACATGTCAGCACTTGGCGCACCGATTTACAATGACGCGTTTTATCCCTCGGTAAATGATGATGTGGCGGATGATTATCAAAAGCCACTGCAATTGCTCGCGAGCGAATTAACGTTTGTTGATCCAGTCAGCGGCGTTAAGCGGCATTTCAAAAGCGAACAGAGATTACTTTGGTGA
- a CDS encoding DUF3147 family protein, translating into MLYLISKYLITAGMVVLISELAKKSDRIGALVASLPLVTILTLIWLFVEGQSDTKISNHAYYTFWYVIPTLPMFILFPYFMSRFGFAMTLVISVLLTIVVFVLFAAIVKHFGINLM; encoded by the coding sequence ATGCTTTATTTAATTTCCAAGTATCTGATCACTGCCGGTATGGTGGTCTTGATCTCTGAGTTAGCCAAGAAAAGTGATCGTATTGGCGCGCTAGTCGCTTCGCTGCCGTTAGTCACGATCCTGACCTTGATCTGGCTATTTGTTGAAGGTCAGTCCGATACAAAAATAAGCAATCATGCTTATTACACCTTCTGGTATGTCATACCGACACTACCGATGTTCATCCTGTTTCCTTACTTCATGTCGCGGTTTGGTTTTGCCATGACATTAGTAATAAGTGTTCTATTAACCATCGTGGTATTTGTTCTTTTTGCTGCGATTGTTAAACACTTTGGCATCAATCTGATGTGA
- a CDS encoding VOC family protein — translation MNPHITVLTLGVADLERSVAFYRDGLGFKTQGIIGAESENGAVAFFNLQSGLKLALWPRWSIAADTGLTEQSPSPTEFTLGHNVDSPAEVDAVMSQAAKAGAVIVKTAQPTFYGGYAGYFQDPDGHLWEVVFNPALASLG, via the coding sequence ATGAATCCACATATTACCGTCCTGACACTCGGTGTCGCAGACCTGGAACGTTCCGTGGCGTTCTATCGTGATGGTCTGGGGTTCAAGACACAGGGCATCATAGGAGCGGAGTCCGAAAATGGTGCCGTGGCTTTTTTCAATCTCCAGTCAGGGCTAAAATTAGCGCTTTGGCCACGTTGGAGTATCGCCGCAGATACCGGGCTTACGGAACAAAGCCCCTCGCCGACTGAATTCACGCTGGGTCACAACGTAGATTCCCCTGCCGAAGTTGATGCTGTAATGTCGCAGGCCGCCAAAGCAGGTGCTGTCATTGTCAAAACCGCTCAGCCTACGTTCTATGGCGGATATGCGGGTTATTTTCAGGATCCGGATGGCCATTTATGGGAAGTTGTATTCAATCCTGCACTTGCATCGTTAGGGTAG
- a CDS encoding DMT family transporter — protein sequence MVIGVLFALVAGAIWGLIFVGPMIIPEYPAALQSVGRYLAFGLICLPLAWHDRKRLLTLSKNDWLEALKLAAIGNLLYYFCLSSAIQKIGAPVSSMIIGILPVVVSVFSNIHYSHRDGKFAWKHMFPSLILILIGLGCVNLAELRGSTAEYDIQTYLLGILLAFMAVACWTWYPMRNANWLRINKTKSPVTWATAQGIATLPLAIVGYGLIWIQLHITEPAFEMPFGPRPWLFISLMSAIGLLCSWLGTLCWNQASQRLPTALVGQLIVFETLAGLTYAFLLRQEYPPFLTIVGVITLMAGVLRTFQIKRVTQA from the coding sequence ATGGTTATCGGCGTGCTGTTTGCCTTAGTTGCAGGTGCAATATGGGGTTTAATCTTTGTAGGGCCGATGATAATTCCAGAGTATCCGGCAGCATTACAGTCTGTCGGGCGATATCTGGCATTCGGTCTGATCTGCTTACCGCTTGCTTGGCACGACAGAAAACGGTTACTTACGCTGAGCAAAAATGACTGGTTAGAAGCACTGAAACTCGCTGCAATAGGTAACCTGCTTTATTACTTCTGCTTATCCAGCGCCATCCAGAAAATTGGCGCACCGGTATCCTCCATGATTATTGGAATACTGCCGGTAGTCGTGTCTGTTTTCTCTAATATTCACTACAGTCATCGTGATGGCAAATTTGCCTGGAAACACATGTTTCCGTCTTTAATATTGATTCTGATAGGGTTGGGATGCGTAAATCTGGCAGAACTGCGCGGGAGTACGGCCGAATATGATATACAAACCTACCTGCTGGGTATTCTGCTCGCGTTCATGGCGGTCGCATGCTGGACATGGTATCCGATGCGAAATGCCAATTGGTTGCGCATCAATAAGACTAAAAGCCCGGTCACATGGGCAACGGCGCAAGGTATAGCGACACTGCCTCTGGCCATCGTTGGTTATGGCCTGATATGGATCCAGTTGCACATAACCGAACCCGCTTTTGAAATGCCGTTCGGCCCCAGACCGTGGCTGTTTATCAGTTTGATGTCCGCCATCGGATTACTCTGTTCATGGTTGGGAACCCTGTGCTGGAATCAGGCCAGCCAACGTTTACCAACGGCACTGGTGGGTCAGTTGATTGTATTTGAAACTCTGGCGGGCCTGACGTATGCGTTTTTGTTACGGCAGGAATATCCGCCATTTCTGACTATCGTCGGAGTCATTACACTAATGGCTGGTGTTCTCAGAACATTCCAAATAAAGCGCGTTACGCAGGCTTAG
- a CDS encoding GNAT family N-acetyltransferase produces the protein MPVSKPEVLHEKHLLEQFDCGNQTLNEWLLRHARQAQSSGSAKTFVVCEDNIVVGYFSLTVGQVETYDAPERIRRGMGQYPIPVVILARLAVSKMHQGSGIGVGMLQDAIRRTMMISEQVGIRALLTHPIDETASKFYERFGFISSPVRERQLVLLLKDARKLIR, from the coding sequence ATGCCTGTTTCAAAACCAGAGGTGTTACATGAGAAACATCTTCTTGAGCAATTTGATTGCGGCAACCAAACATTGAACGAATGGCTTTTGCGCCATGCCAGACAAGCACAATCAAGTGGTTCGGCTAAAACTTTTGTCGTTTGTGAAGACAACATTGTTGTGGGTTATTTCAGTCTCACTGTGGGGCAAGTCGAAACGTATGACGCACCTGAACGCATTCGCCGGGGCATGGGGCAATATCCTATTCCTGTCGTTATTCTGGCTCGTTTGGCTGTATCGAAAATGCACCAAGGGTCAGGGATTGGCGTCGGTATGTTGCAAGATGCCATCCGCCGCACAATGATGATTTCTGAGCAGGTCGGCATCAGAGCGCTGCTTACTCATCCTATTGATGAAACTGCATCGAAATTTTACGAACGGTTTGGCTTTATTTCATCGCCAGTGAGAGAAAGACAACTGGTGTTATTACTTAAAGACGCACGAAAACTCATCCGTTAA
- a CDS encoding DUF1778 domain-containing protein, with protein sequence MASSASSVSRTSRSARLGLRATPEQEAVLRRAADISHKSLTDFILDSACHAAEQTLLDQRLFVVSGEQYQTLLDMLDQPAQENQGLQDLFSRTAPWEK encoded by the coding sequence ATGGCCAGTTCTGCATCTTCGGTTTCACGAACTTCACGGTCTGCTCGTCTCGGGCTTCGGGCTACACCTGAGCAAGAGGCAGTACTACGTCGCGCTGCTGACATTTCGCACAAATCATTAACTGATTTCATTCTTGATAGTGCATGCCATGCGGCTGAACAAACCCTCCTTGATCAGCGTTTATTCGTTGTTTCCGGTGAACAATATCAAACCCTGCTTGATATGCTTGATCAACCCGCTCAAGAAAATCAGGGCTTGCAAGACCTTTTCTCCCGCACTGCACCTTGGGAGAAATAA
- a CDS encoding NUDIX hydrolase, which produces MAFDDKFRLSSHAVILNPEGQVLLLKADYGAKSWGLPGGALEPGETIHEALIRECREELGAEVLINYLSGVYFHFAYNSQAFIFRCALPSSSEIILSHEHTEFRYANIADLSGVQQQRISDCLNYSGVVVSAKF; this is translated from the coding sequence ATGGCTTTTGATGATAAATTCAGACTCAGCAGTCATGCTGTTATCCTCAATCCTGAAGGTCAGGTTCTGCTCTTAAAAGCAGATTATGGTGCGAAATCCTGGGGGCTTCCCGGTGGAGCTTTAGAACCGGGTGAAACAATCCACGAAGCGCTGATCCGTGAATGTCGTGAAGAATTGGGCGCAGAGGTTTTGATTAACTATCTCAGTGGTGTGTATTTCCATTTCGCCTACAATTCTCAGGCGTTTATCTTTCGCTGTGCACTACCCTCCTCTTCTGAAATCATTCTCAGTCATGAGCATACTGAATTCCGGTATGCGAACATCGCAGATCTTAGTGGTGTACAGCAACAGCGCATTTCTGACTGCCTGAATTATTCAGGTGTTGTTGTGAGTGCTAAATTCTGA